In one window of Thermodesulfobacteriota bacterium DNA:
- a CDS encoding 4Fe-4S dicluster domain-containing protein translates to MEKTPKFKYLPEKALSSLVKGLLKEYKVYGTIEKDGFPAFGEVSDADELKLTQSPSHLSAKGFLFPQREVLLKFNMQTSTHVPVIEAERQVLFGLHPCDIRALALMDRVFAHGVADPNYLFRREHTIVIGADCMPDEYCFCDSLGNNDVEDGFDLFLHKISGGYLVRVGSDRGAELLEKHSRTREPGRTALIELEEAKGRRRLAFRAKLDAPPEELPAIYARSDESRVWERIGAICTGCGSCNNVCPTCYCFDVKDEVGASLAEGERVRSWDGCTLEDFAKVAGGHNFRKTRAERLRHRFNRKFRYLTDTFDSLFCVGCGRCSRSCLVKINIVDVTNELIRENAGI, encoded by the coding sequence ATGGAAAAGACTCCAAAATTCAAATACTTACCAGAGAAGGCGCTAAGTTCCCTGGTAAAGGGCCTCTTAAAGGAATACAAGGTCTACGGAACGATCGAGAAAGACGGCTTCCCGGCCTTTGGGGAGGTCTCGGACGCGGACGAGCTAAAGCTAACGCAGTCGCCGAGCCACCTTTCGGCAAAGGGGTTCCTCTTCCCGCAAAGGGAAGTTCTCTTAAAGTTCAACATGCAGACATCTACACATGTCCCGGTGATCGAGGCTGAAAGGCAGGTCCTCTTCGGCCTGCATCCCTGCGACATAAGGGCCCTCGCCCTAATGGACAGGGTCTTTGCCCACGGCGTCGCAGACCCGAACTATCTTTTCAGGCGCGAGCATACGATCGTAATCGGCGCGGACTGCATGCCCGACGAATATTGCTTCTGCGACAGCCTCGGCAACAATGACGTGGAAGACGGCTTCGACCTTTTCCTCCACAAGATTAGCGGCGGATACCTCGTAAGGGTCGGCAGCGACCGGGGTGCGGAGCTTCTGGAAAAACACTCCCGGACTCGAGAGCCCGGAAGAACGGCTCTTATCGAGCTTGAGGAAGCCAAGGGAAGGCGGCGCCTCGCATTCAGGGCAAAGCTCGACGCACCGCCAGAGGAGCTTCCGGCCATATACGCCAGAAGCGACGAAAGCCGCGTATGGGAGAGGATAGGCGCGATATGCACGGGCTGCGGCTCCTGCAATAACGTCTGCCCGACATGCTACTGCTTCGACGTTAAAGACGAGGTCGGCGCGAGCCTCGCCGAAGGCGAAAGGGTAAGGAGCTGGGACGGCTGCACTCTCGAAGACTTCGCGAAGGTGGCCGGAGGCCACAACTTCAGAAAGACCAGGGCCGAAAGGCTAAGGCACAGGTTCAACAGGAAGTTCAGGTATCTTACGGACACCTTTGATTCGCTCTTCTGCGTGGGGTGCGGCAGGTGTTCGAGATCGTGCCTCGTAAAAATCAACATAGTGGACGTAACAAATGAGCTCATACGCGAAAATGCCGGAATATAA
- a CDS encoding FAD/NAD(P)-binding protein, with protein sequence MPEYKEGALSRGMDSPYLPFLGMVERSIRVSEKERFFVVAPSNETLLDYGPGQFFMVGLPGYGEAPISITSGPGERKIELCIRAVGNLTNAFHKLRKGDRIWLRGPFGRGFDLHALEGKDIVFVAGGIGIVPMRSLLKAVLDNPGRFGRLTLIYGAKTPEEMLFTEEMDGWRRRGLDVQATVDRSDALWKGHTGLVTALIPKIEMNHMNTTGVVIGPPVMYRFVILSLNARGLGAEDIFVSLERRMKCGVGKCGHCQINSLYVCQCGPVFRLSELKGMPEAF encoded by the coding sequence ATGCCGGAATATAAGGAAGGGGCGCTCTCAAGGGGCATGGACTCTCCCTATCTCCCGTTCCTGGGGATGGTGGAGCGCTCCATACGGGTGAGCGAAAAGGAGAGGTTTTTCGTCGTCGCCCCCTCGAACGAGACGCTTCTCGACTACGGGCCGGGCCAGTTTTTCATGGTGGGGCTCCCGGGCTACGGGGAAGCGCCCATCTCAATCACCTCCGGGCCAGGCGAGAGGAAGATAGAGCTATGCATAAGGGCAGTCGGGAACCTGACGAACGCCTTCCATAAGCTACGGAAGGGCGACCGCATCTGGCTGCGAGGCCCATTCGGCAGGGGCTTTGACCTCCACGCGCTGGAAGGGAAGGACATCGTATTCGTGGCGGGCGGAATAGGCATCGTGCCCATGCGCTCGCTCTTGAAGGCCGTGCTCGATAATCCCGGGCGCTTCGGGAGGCTTACTTTGATTTACGGCGCGAAGACCCCGGAGGAGATGCTCTTTACCGAGGAGATGGACGGCTGGAGGCGGCGCGGCCTCGACGTCCAGGCTACCGTAGACAGGTCCGACGCGCTCTGGAAGGGGCATACGGGCCTTGTGACCGCCCTCATCCCGAAGATAGAGATGAACCACATGAATACCACGGGCGTGGTAATCGGCCCGCCGGTCATGTACAGGTTCGTTATCCTGAGCCTCAATGCCAGGGGGCTCGGCGCTGAGGATATATTCGTTTCGCTCGAGAGGCGGATGAAATGCGGGGTCGGCAAGTGCGGCCACTGCCAGATAAACAGCCTCTACGTATGCCAGTGCGGCCCGGTCTTCAGGCTATCGGAGCTTAAGGGCATGCCGGAGGCGTTCTGA
- a CDS encoding phosphatidylserine/phosphatidylglycerophosphate/cardiolipin synthase family protein, with protein sequence MRYKFYSTTEKAWDAMLEAMKEARESIYLEMYIFVDNTPRHAFFEAIKRKAREGVRVKIVIDSFGSSELSKETIEDIRGAGAELMLFSRWFRHTHKKILIVDEKVAFIGGVNIHRLFLKWKDLQIRLEGPIVNNVICSFARTYMTCGGEDPSVARFCERGPSLGERARIWFLEHQPPSGKRLIKKHYRSAIARARKSIVIVTPYLFPRRWMVALLHQAVLRGVKVEMILPRRTDHRLFTKTNFFYISALASTGIRFYIQDEMNHAKVLLVDGKEGVVGSQNLDILSFDYGIEAGVCFREKEMVKDLKGIIEEWKADSVPFDPSMYREKWLDFLIAPVIRLFQTIM encoded by the coding sequence ATGAGATATAAATTCTATTCCACGACCGAGAAGGCCTGGGACGCGATGCTCGAGGCCATGAAAGAGGCGAGGGAGTCCATCTACCTCGAGATGTACATCTTCGTGGACAACACCCCCAGGCACGCCTTCTTCGAGGCCATAAAGAGAAAGGCGCGCGAGGGCGTGCGCGTAAAGATAGTTATCGACTCCTTCGGGAGCTCGGAGCTAAGCAAGGAGACCATAGAGGATATACGGGGGGCCGGGGCGGAGCTCATGCTCTTCAGCCGCTGGTTCCGCCACACGCATAAGAAGATACTCATCGTTGACGAGAAGGTCGCGTTCATCGGCGGGGTCAACATCCACCGGCTATTCCTCAAGTGGAAGGACCTGCAAATACGCCTCGAAGGGCCGATAGTGAATAACGTGATCTGCTCTTTTGCCCGCACCTACATGACGTGCGGCGGGGAAGACCCGTCGGTTGCGCGCTTCTGCGAAAGGGGACCGAGCCTCGGGGAGAGGGCGCGCATCTGGTTCCTCGAGCACCAGCCGCCGAGCGGAAAGAGGCTAATAAAGAAGCATTACAGGAGCGCCATAGCCAGGGCCCGGAAAAGCATAGTGATAGTGACGCCCTACCTCTTTCCCCGGAGGTGGATGGTGGCGCTCCTGCATCAGGCGGTGCTCAGGGGCGTAAAGGTAGAGATGATACTCCCGCGCCGCACCGACCACCGGCTTTTCACGAAGACGAACTTCTTCTACATATCCGCGCTCGCCTCCACGGGGATAAGGTTCTACATACAGGACGAGATGAACCACGCGAAGGTGCTGCTAGTTGACGGGAAGGAAGGCGTCGTCGGCTCGCAGAACCTCGACATACTTTCCTTTGACTACGGGATAGAGGCCGGGGTGTGCTTCAGGGAAAAGGAAATGGTAAAGGACCTGAAGGGCATCATCGAGGAATGGAAGGCCGACTCAGTTCCCTTCGACCCGTCGATGTACAGGGAGAAGTGGCTTGATTTCCTGATAGCGCCGGTCATCAGGCTTTTCCAGACGATAATGTGA
- a CDS encoding CDP-alcohol phosphatidyltransferase family protein encodes MKHIPNLLTILRIALVPVFLYFVVIEELYTAAAVFIIAGVTDGVDGFLARRYDLRTEFGANMDPFADKFLLMSAYIALTAKGLLPLWLTIPVVLKDSFLLTGFMALRGMGRKVAASPSVFGKSTTVLQILTVVYAMLIGRDAFFPFLAGATAMITVYTWIDYSRREYLIQTGRK; translated from the coding sequence ATGAAGCATATCCCGAACCTCCTTACAATCCTCCGGATAGCCCTCGTCCCGGTCTTCCTTTATTTCGTCGTAATCGAAGAGCTTTACACCGCGGCCGCTGTTTTCATAATAGCGGGCGTAACCGACGGGGTTGACGGCTTTCTCGCACGCAGGTACGACCTGAGGACCGAGTTCGGCGCCAACATGGACCCGTTCGCGGACAAGTTCCTCCTCATGAGCGCGTACATAGCGCTCACTGCCAAGGGTCTCCTGCCGCTCTGGCTCACGATACCGGTAGTACTAAAGGACTCCTTTCTTTTGACCGGGTTCATGGCGCTCCGCGGCATGGGCAGGAAGGTCGCGGCCTCCCCGAGCGTCTTCGGCAAGTCAACGACGGTTCTGCAGATACTGACTGTAGTATATGCCATGCTCATAGGCAGGGACGCCTTCTTCCCGTTCCTGGCCGGGGCCACGGCCATGATTACGGTCTACACATGGATAGACTATTCAAGGAGGGAGTATCTAATCCAGACGGGCAGGAAGTAA
- the miaA gene encoding tRNA (adenosine(37)-N6)-dimethylallyltransferase MiaA has product MSRMQKLLVIAGPTASGKSALAVELALLFDCEVISADSMQVYRHMDIGTAKPAEDEKAGVPHHLISIVDPSEEYTAAKFREDAFRKIREINDKGKRAVIAGGTGLYIKALTQGLFDGPEADRELRRGLLEEAEKKGRAALHEKLREVDPVSASRIHPNNLHRVIRALEVYSLSRKPISDFHKEHSFAPAPFETLKIGLSMEREELYAAIDRRVDMMVGAGLLEETRRLLSMGYHSGLKPMRGLGYKEMTAFIEGGYGLDEAVRLIKRNTRHYAKRQMTWFRKDPEIRWFNPGDKNCIIGLVRGFLN; this is encoded by the coding sequence ATTTCCCGGATGCAGAAGCTCCTTGTCATAGCCGGGCCCACAGCCTCCGGCAAATCGGCCCTGGCAGTCGAGCTTGCGCTCTTATTTGACTGCGAGGTCATAAGCGCTGATTCCATGCAGGTCTACAGGCACATGGACATAGGCACGGCCAAGCCCGCTGAAGACGAAAAGGCAGGCGTACCCCACCACCTGATAAGCATTGTCGACCCTTCTGAAGAGTACACGGCCGCCAAATTCAGGGAGGACGCCTTCCGAAAGATCCGGGAGATAAACGATAAGGGAAAAAGGGCCGTGATCGCAGGCGGCACCGGCCTCTATATCAAGGCCCTTACCCAGGGGCTCTTCGACGGGCCTGAAGCCGACAGGGAACTCCGTAGGGGCCTCCTCGAAGAGGCGGAAAAAAAAGGCAGGGCAGCCCTCCATGAGAAGCTCCGTGAAGTCGACCCCGTGAGCGCCTCGCGCATACACCCCAATAACCTCCACAGGGTCATAAGGGCCCTGGAGGTATACAGCCTCTCCAGGAAGCCCATATCAGACTTCCATAAGGAGCACTCCTTTGCCCCGGCCCCCTTCGAGACCCTGAAGATAGGGCTCTCGATGGAAAGGGAGGAGCTATACGCGGCAATAGACAGGCGAGTCGATATGATGGTCGGTGCAGGTCTTCTGGAAGAGACGAGAAGGCTCCTTTCAATGGGGTACCATTCCGGCTTGAAGCCGATGCGCGGTTTGGGTTATAAGGAGATGACCGCTTTCATCGAGGGCGGGTACGGGCTCGATGAGGCCGTCCGCCTCATAAAAAGGAACACGAGGCATTACGCGAAAAGGCAGATGACCTGGTTCAGGAAAGACCCTGAAATAAGATGGTTCAATCCGGGGGACAAAAACTGTATAATAGGGCTTGTAAGGGGGTTCCTCAATTGA
- a CDS encoding metallophosphoesterase, producing MISRRDFLRGGVLLGGALLFESTLLAPRGVRVQEAAVRINGLPPAFNGFTICHLTDIHHSPVVGLGYIEKVIEEANSLRPDLFVLTGDYIDDGRKYMAPVVKALSGLKARYGTLSVLGNHDHFIGTGYTEEVMDSYRIPLLQNSHAFIESGRDALCIGGVRDYLEDAPDAKKALDGAPKEAPRILLSHHPDYAEFLPEGERVDLVLSGHTHGGQVRLPFSFAPVLPSGFGQKYSGGLVRNGSTQVYVSRGVGVVMIPVRFNCPPEITLIRLVT from the coding sequence ATGATATCCCGCCGCGATTTCCTGAGGGGCGGGGTCCTGCTCGGCGGCGCTCTCCTCTTCGAGAGCACTCTTCTCGCTCCGAGGGGCGTAAGGGTCCAGGAGGCCGCGGTCAGGATAAACGGCCTGCCTCCCGCCTTCAACGGCTTCACCATATGCCACCTTACCGATATCCACCACAGCCCTGTCGTCGGCCTCGGCTACATAGAAAAGGTGATAGAAGAGGCGAATAGCTTGAGGCCCGACCTCTTTGTCCTCACCGGCGACTATATCGACGACGGCAGGAAGTACATGGCCCCTGTTGTAAAGGCCCTTTCCGGTCTCAAGGCCCGCTACGGGACGCTCTCCGTCCTCGGGAACCACGACCACTTCATAGGAACTGGCTATACCGAGGAGGTCATGGACTCCTACCGTATCCCCCTCCTTCAGAATAGCCACGCTTTCATCGAGTCCGGCAGGGACGCGCTCTGCATAGGAGGCGTAAGGGACTATCTCGAAGACGCGCCCGACGCGAAAAAAGCTTTGGATGGCGCACCAAAGGAGGCGCCGAGGATTTTACTCTCCCATCACCCGGATTACGCAGAGTTCCTTCCTGAGGGCGAGAGGGTGGACCTTGTCCTGTCCGGGCACACCCACGGCGGCCAGGTGAGGCTCCCGTTCTCGTTCGCCCCTGTGCTGCCCTCCGGCTTCGGCCAGAAATATTCCGGCGGCCTCGTCCGGAACGGCTCTACCCAGGTCTACGTATCAAGGGGCGTCGGTGTCGTCATGATACCCGTCCGGTTCAACTGCCCTCCTGAGATAACCCTCATCCGGCTCGTGACATAA
- the mutL gene encoding DNA mismatch repair endonuclease MutL, translating into MRRIRLLDKSLASKIAAGEVVERPESVLKELLENSIDAGASVISVNVAEGGKRLIRIVDNGCGISREDASLAFARHATSKIESEEDLERIMTMGFRGEALASISAVSIVTLRTRRPGEVEGTRVVVEGGGEPAITSDGCPEGTSIEVKDLFYNTPARLKFMRGAESEYGRILDTFKKIALINPDKRMRIVHGSGRPLEALPGSLRQRIADLFGPEIGERLVEVETPDLTGFVGAVGLSYPTARHIHTFVNGRWVRDRSINRAILEGYGGLLGGRYPFAVLDLKIPPEDVDVNIHPSKSEVRFRNLGYVYDLVRFGIRDALSARPASGNSPIERAGYRKAFTPAGRGWQGQATALNEPAASYEPSERPVQLGLSEVTENTGDVKNPEFLNLEVIGQLWGEFIVAQGPESGEAYLIDQHGAAERCAFEALKKRLDSGSIRSQALLLPERIETTPGEKEMILKSLEYLSEMGFEVMPFGPSAKAGGETFLLKSVPDLLAGRSSASLIKDMAEELSFHGGSRMAEERVESVLMRIACHSVIRGPRPLRKEEARALLKEMAAIDFAGHCPHGRPVVKRLSRREIESFFGR; encoded by the coding sequence ATGAGAAGGATAAGGCTCCTCGATAAGTCCCTTGCCTCGAAGATAGCCGCGGGCGAGGTGGTTGAAAGGCCCGAGAGCGTCTTGAAGGAGCTCCTCGAAAACTCCATAGACGCCGGGGCGTCGGTAATATCCGTTAACGTCGCCGAGGGCGGGAAAAGGCTCATCCGCATCGTTGATAACGGCTGCGGGATTTCGAGGGAGGACGCCTCACTTGCCTTTGCACGCCACGCCACATCCAAGATAGAGAGCGAGGAGGACCTCGAAAGGATAATGACAATGGGCTTCAGGGGCGAAGCCCTTGCGAGCATCTCTGCCGTTTCGATTGTAACGTTACGGACCAGGCGGCCAGGAGAGGTCGAGGGAACGAGGGTCGTCGTCGAGGGAGGGGGAGAGCCGGCAATCACATCCGACGGCTGCCCCGAGGGCACTTCCATCGAGGTAAAAGACCTCTTCTACAACACACCCGCGAGGCTAAAGTTCATGCGCGGGGCGGAATCCGAATACGGCCGCATCCTCGATACGTTCAAGAAGATAGCCCTCATAAACCCTGATAAGCGCATGCGGATAGTGCACGGCTCCGGCAGGCCCCTCGAGGCCCTGCCGGGCTCATTGAGACAGAGGATAGCAGACCTTTTCGGCCCGGAGATCGGGGAAAGGCTCGTCGAGGTAGAGACGCCCGACCTTACGGGCTTTGTCGGGGCCGTTGGCTTGAGCTATCCGACGGCGAGGCACATCCATACCTTCGTAAACGGCAGGTGGGTCCGCGACAGGTCGATCAACCGTGCTATACTTGAAGGATACGGGGGGTTGCTTGGCGGCAGATACCCCTTCGCGGTCCTGGACCTCAAAATCCCACCGGAGGACGTGGACGTAAACATCCACCCGTCAAAGAGCGAGGTCAGGTTCCGTAACCTGGGCTATGTCTACGACCTGGTGAGGTTCGGGATACGCGACGCGCTTTCGGCCAGGCCTGCCTCCGGCAATTCTCCAATCGAAAGGGCTGGATACAGGAAGGCCTTCACCCCTGCGGGCAGGGGATGGCAGGGACAGGCTACAGCGCTTAACGAGCCTGCCGCGAGCTATGAGCCAAGCGAAAGGCCCGTCCAGCTCGGCCTTTCGGAAGTAACGGAAAATACCGGGGACGTTAAAAACCCCGAGTTCCTTAATCTCGAAGTCATAGGCCAGCTCTGGGGCGAGTTCATAGTGGCCCAGGGCCCGGAGAGCGGGGAAGCGTATCTCATTGACCAGCACGGCGCTGCCGAGAGGTGCGCCTTCGAGGCTTTAAAGAAAAGGCTCGACTCAGGCTCCATAAGGAGCCAGGCCCTCCTTCTTCCTGAGAGGATAGAGACGACACCCGGGGAAAAGGAGATGATACTCAAGTCCCTGGAGTATCTTTCTGAAATGGGTTTCGAGGTCATGCCCTTCGGCCCGTCCGCAAAGGCCGGGGGCGAGACATTCCTCCTCAAGTCCGTTCCCGACCTCCTTGCCGGCAGGAGCTCCGCATCCCTTATAAAGGACATGGCGGAAGAGCTCTCCTTTCACGGAGGGAGCCGGATGGCCGAGGAGAGGGTCGAGTCCGTGTTAATGAGGATAGCATGCCACAGCGTCATAAGGGGGCCGAGGCCGCTAAGGAAAGAAGAGGCCCGGGCGCTTTTGAAGGAGATGGCCGCAATAGACTTTGCCGGGCACTGCCCCCACGGCAGGCCGGTCGTGAAAAGGCTCTCAAGGAGGGAGATAGAGTCTTTCTTCGGGAGGTAA
- a CDS encoding endonuclease III domain-containing protein → MKRGNLSSILTAYYSSLFSAFGPQGWWPGRTRFEVITGAILTQNTAWTNVEKAIRNLREKRVLNPERMRALSHDELASLLRPAGYFNIKAKRLRNFLDHLHFEHKGSLDKLLKQESQKLRRELLSINGIGPETADSIILYAAVLPEFVVDAYTKRIFERHGLLAGGADYDDVKSLFMQNLPLDARLFNEYHALIVRTGKDFCRPREPKCASCPLSKHLP, encoded by the coding sequence ATGAAGCGCGGCAACCTTTCTTCAATACTTACCGCCTATTATTCCTCCCTTTTCTCGGCATTCGGTCCGCAGGGCTGGTGGCCGGGGAGGACACGCTTCGAGGTAATCACCGGGGCCATACTCACTCAGAATACCGCCTGGACCAATGTCGAGAAGGCCATAAGAAACCTCCGGGAAAAGAGGGTGCTGAACCCTGAGCGCATGCGGGCACTTTCCCATGACGAGCTTGCAAGCCTCTTAAGGCCCGCAGGGTACTTCAATATCAAGGCAAAGAGGCTCCGAAACTTCCTCGACCACCTCCACTTTGAGCACAAGGGTAGCCTCGATAAGCTCCTCAAGCAGGAATCCCAAAAGCTCAGGAGAGAGCTCCTTTCCATAAACGGCATAGGCCCTGAGACAGCCGACTCCATCATCCTCTATGCCGCCGTACTTCCGGAGTTCGTGGTCGACGCCTATACCAAAAGGATATTCGAGAGGCATGGGCTTCTTGCGGGCGGCGCAGACTACGATGATGTAAAGTCCCTCTTTATGCAAAACCTACCGTTGGATGCCCGCCTCTTTAACGAATACCACGCCCTCATTGTCCGTACTGGCAAGGACTTCTGCAGGCCCAGGGAGCCCAAATGCGCTTCCTGCCCGCTCTCTAAACACCTCCCCTGA
- a CDS encoding pseudouridine synthase, protein MITEGRVRVNGRAVTELGAKADPVNDRIEVDGKRVRHGGPRVYVLLNKPKGFISSVSDEAGRPVVTQLVSAVKARVYPVGRLDYDAEGVLLLTNDGDFSNKLIHPTFQVPKKYLVKVSDVPTKERLKKLEDGVHLEDGKTLPAKVRFVRATRQNSWIELTVFEGRNHLVKRMCQAIGHPVQKLKRIEFAGLKLGALKPGEWRHLTEREIAELKGL, encoded by the coding sequence ATGATAACCGAGGGCCGGGTGAGGGTGAACGGGAGGGCAGTAACTGAGCTCGGCGCAAAGGCAGACCCGGTTAACGACAGGATAGAGGTAGACGGAAAAAGGGTCAGGCACGGCGGGCCCAGGGTATACGTCCTACTCAATAAGCCCAAGGGCTTCATAAGCTCCGTATCCGACGAGGCCGGAAGGCCGGTCGTCACGCAGCTCGTCTCTGCCGTAAAGGCCAGGGTATATCCCGTCGGGAGGCTCGACTACGACGCCGAGGGGGTGCTCCTCCTTACGAACGACGGAGACTTCTCGAATAAGCTCATACACCCGACCTTCCAGGTCCCGAAGAAGTACCTCGTGAAGGTAAGCGACGTGCCCACGAAGGAGAGGCTTAAGAAGCTCGAAGACGGGGTCCATTTGGAGGACGGGAAGACCCTTCCGGCAAAGGTGAGGTTCGTGAGGGCCACGCGCCAGAACTCGTGGATAGAGCTTACGGTATTCGAGGGCAGGAACCATCTGGTCAAGAGGATGTGCCAGGCCATAGGCCACCCGGTGCAGAAACTTAAGAGGATAGAGTTCGCGGGGCTTAAATTAGGTGCTCTTAAGCCGGGCGAATGGAGGCACTTGACTGAGAGGGAGATAGCCGAGCTTAAAGGGCTTTAG